One window of Sphingobacteriales bacterium genomic DNA carries:
- a CDS encoding T9SS type A sorting domain-containing protein — translation MFRTLFLQSIAEDWAYKLLVGTYIDRRMYPEGCDPNCFAGMIQGANNERELIEAYTGLLQKRIELEQFEAAKQDLDAEQREAALKALIATYTKEGNADSAWIKLYELPLDSDDNIAFFNLYLEILEGIQPPAGSGKTMSEQEQMIRTTANKANKTVAAMAEVVMNAYYNSLFNKNADGVLLKGTPAQQPAVLWSLLPNPTKHQQVTLSIKQGLLAGQHRADVSIYNFNGALLRQVKGLKNNETISVADLPTGIYICVLHIGSQYIGSQKLVILP, via the coding sequence ATGTTTCGGACGTTATTTCTCCAGAGCATAGCCGAAGACTGGGCATATAAATTATTGGTAGGCACCTATATAGACCGCCGCATGTACCCCGAAGGCTGCGACCCCAACTGTTTTGCCGGAATGATACAGGGAGCAAATAATGAAAGGGAATTGATAGAAGCCTATACCGGATTATTGCAAAAACGCATCGAGTTAGAACAGTTTGAAGCCGCCAAACAAGATTTAGATGCCGAACAGCGCGAGGCAGCACTAAAAGCCCTTATTGCCACCTATACCAAAGAAGGCAATGCCGACAGTGCATGGATTAAGCTGTACGAACTACCTTTGGATAGCGACGACAACATTGCTTTTTTCAACCTATATTTAGAGATTCTGGAAGGCATACAGCCCCCTGCCGGCAGTGGTAAAACCATGAGTGAACAAGAGCAAATGATACGTACTACCGCCAACAAAGCCAACAAAACTGTGGCAGCAATGGCAGAAGTGGTGATGAACGCTTACTACAACAGCCTTTTTAATAAAAACGCGGACGGTGTTTTGCTAAAAGGCACTCCGGCACAGCAGCCTGCCGTCTTATGGAGTTTACTGCCAAATCCTACCAAACACCAACAGGTAACACTTAGCATTAAACAGGGTCTTTTGGCAGGGCAGCACAGAGCAGATGTTAGCATATACAATTTTAATGGTGCCTTGTTGCGGCAAGTTAAGGGCTTAAAAAACAACGAAACCATTTCGGTAGCCGACCTGCCAACAGGTATCTATATTTGTGTGTTGCATATAGGCAGCCAATACATAGGCAGCCAAAAATTGGTGATATTGCCGTAA